The following proteins are encoded in a genomic region of Oceaniferula marina:
- a CDS encoding D-alanyl-D-alanine carboxypeptidase family protein yields MRFFLLSLVLAIVPASANPTIVGTIPRKAPPSISAKRAIVVDYMSGRVLYEKNSRERCHVASTQKLLTALCVFDTNVNQSFTITKSDTWVEPTKLGILPGEVYTRRKLVGALLVKSGNDVARALARSVAGSESKFSDVMNRKARSLGMKESNFLNPHGLTATGQYSTARDMAICAREAFKNPAIRGIIKTKGYNFRFSNGRTKYLKNTNRVLKSVNYCNGMKTGTTRASGRCLISSGTLNGRTAIVVVLGATSSTIWRDSERLLRWSLERPAAR; encoded by the coding sequence ATGCGATTTTTTCTGCTCTCATTGGTCCTTGCCATCGTCCCCGCATCCGCGAACCCCACCATCGTCGGCACCATCCCTCGTAAAGCCCCACCCAGCATCAGCGCCAAACGCGCCATCGTTGTTGACTACATGAGCGGGCGGGTCCTCTACGAAAAAAATTCCCGCGAGCGCTGCCACGTCGCCAGCACCCAAAAACTACTCACCGCACTCTGCGTGTTCGACACCAACGTCAACCAGAGCTTCACCATCACCAAAAGCGACACCTGGGTCGAACCCACCAAGCTCGGCATCCTTCCCGGCGAAGTCTACACCCGCAGAAAACTCGTCGGAGCCCTGTTAGTCAAAAGCGGTAATGACGTCGCCCGCGCACTTGCTCGCAGCGTCGCCGGCAGTGAAAGTAAATTTTCCGATGTCATGAACCGGAAGGCCCGCAGCCTCGGCATGAAGGAATCCAACTTCCTCAACCCACACGGGCTGACAGCCACGGGTCAATATTCCACCGCCAGAGATATGGCGATCTGCGCAAGGGAGGCCTTCAAAAACCCTGCCATCCGGGGGATCATCAAAACCAAAGGCTACAATTTCCGCTTCTCCAACGGGCGCACCAAGTATCTCAAAAATACCAACCGGGTGCTGAAAAGCGTCAACTACTGCAACGGGATGAAAACCGGAACCACCAGAGCCTCAGGCCGCTGTCTGATCTCAAGCGGCACCCTGAACGGTCGCACCGCCATCGTGGTCGTGCTCGGAGCCACATCCAGCACCATCTGGCGCGATTCCGAACGCCTGCTGCGCTGGTCGCTGGAGCGTCCCGCCGCACGGTAA
- a CDS encoding aminotransferase class I/II-fold pyridoxal phosphate-dependent enzyme, with protein MRKPEDELAQLQQASLLRSIPDEEASLINFASNDYLGLARHPGIAEAWTDAIQRYGNGSTASRLICGTSPAHRELESTLAEAKGTEAAISFATGYSTSVGILTSLLQKGDTVILDKLCHASLIDGARMSGATIRVFPHNHLPKLRTLLTSTADKASSDSRTLVVTESIFSMDGDAAPLKEISDLCKEYQALLMVDEAHGLGILGPTGMGLAEKLGLQGAIDFHMGTLGKAAGVGGGYLAAKQIWVDLFINRARSFIYSTAPPPAQAAASAEAIRIIRSQEGAQLRQRLWQNISTLQDALQLPKQPGSAIIPWMIGESKEALQLSKILRDLGMRVPAIRYPTVPRKTARLRITLSAAHNPSEISELAKTLIDRSQ; from the coding sequence ATGCGTAAACCGGAAGATGAATTGGCCCAGCTGCAGCAGGCTTCCCTGCTGCGCAGCATCCCTGATGAGGAGGCCTCTCTGATCAATTTTGCTTCCAACGATTACCTCGGCCTCGCCCGCCATCCCGGAATCGCGGAAGCCTGGACCGATGCCATCCAACGCTACGGCAACGGCTCCACTGCATCGCGACTCATCTGTGGAACCTCCCCGGCCCACCGTGAGCTTGAATCCACCCTTGCCGAGGCCAAAGGCACCGAAGCCGCCATCTCCTTTGCCACCGGCTACAGCACCTCCGTTGGCATCCTCACGTCCCTCCTACAAAAAGGAGACACCGTGATCCTCGACAAACTCTGCCATGCCAGCCTGATCGATGGCGCCAGAATGAGCGGAGCCACCATTCGCGTCTTTCCCCACAACCACCTCCCCAAACTCCGAACCCTGCTCACCTCCACCGCAGATAAAGCCAGTTCGGACAGCCGGACACTTGTCGTCACCGAGTCCATCTTCAGCATGGATGGAGATGCAGCCCCGCTGAAAGAAATCAGCGACCTCTGCAAAGAATACCAAGCTCTGCTCATGGTCGATGAAGCACACGGACTCGGCATCCTCGGACCTACCGGCATGGGCCTCGCTGAAAAACTCGGCCTTCAGGGCGCAATCGATTTCCATATGGGCACTCTGGGGAAAGCTGCAGGTGTTGGCGGCGGCTACCTCGCAGCCAAACAGATCTGGGTTGACCTTTTCATCAACCGAGCCCGCTCATTTATCTATTCAACCGCTCCGCCACCGGCACAAGCCGCCGCATCAGCCGAAGCCATCCGCATCATTCGCAGTCAGGAAGGAGCACAACTCCGTCAACGACTGTGGCAAAATATATCCACGCTGCAAGACGCACTCCAACTTCCGAAACAACCAGGTTCTGCTATCATTCCCTGGATGATTGGTGAATCCAAAGAAGCTCTGCAACTTTCTAAAATACTTCGAGATTTAGGCATGCGCGTTCCCGCCATTCGCTATCCGACCGTGCCACGTAAGACTGCCCGCCTGCGCATCACGCTGAGTGCTGCACACAATCCATCCGAGATCTCGGAGCTCGCAAAAACCCTGATCGATCGAAGCCAGTAA
- a CDS encoding substrate-binding domain-containing protein — protein MQSKLGSSAMEHQIQERGVRRGVLLALNWYHPKLHHGIARFAAGHGWHLEAGVALGGDPFPAHWHGMGVIAAVEYRKKIKERYPWVGGNLVLVGHTGEDVDEYHSVSDDHCAIVEQAIEHFQAKGFRQFACYCPSRDLVGVRVNHFVKVLKEQGMPCCLLVADSGDWLSRHHWLMEELSQLPAGTAVFCQNDEFATEVIEACLDAGIGVPDRLAVIGVRNDPLICDSLQIPLSSVDNNLFQVGYRAAELLESLFQGVAGKPAHHKVAPSGVRARASTSLLAGELRDPEFHRAMKVIRTHFTRPEFDCPMLANLCSVSLRKLYLIFQRSHVRKPAEEIRYQRVAMARNLLRTITSPVEVVSERCGFGNIRSFYMAFRDVEGATPAAFRKGLNRQTEV, from the coding sequence GTGCAATCTAAGCTAGGGAGTTCAGCCATGGAGCATCAGATACAGGAACGGGGGGTGAGGCGGGGCGTATTACTGGCTCTGAACTGGTATCATCCGAAGTTACATCATGGTATTGCTCGTTTTGCTGCCGGCCACGGTTGGCATTTGGAGGCGGGCGTGGCATTGGGGGGGGATCCTTTTCCTGCTCATTGGCATGGAATGGGAGTGATAGCGGCGGTGGAATATCGGAAAAAAATCAAAGAACGATACCCTTGGGTTGGCGGGAATCTGGTGTTGGTTGGCCATACCGGTGAGGATGTGGATGAATATCACTCGGTATCAGACGACCACTGTGCGATTGTAGAGCAAGCGATTGAGCATTTTCAGGCCAAAGGGTTTCGGCAGTTTGCTTGTTATTGTCCGAGTCGGGATCTTGTTGGCGTGAGGGTGAATCATTTTGTCAAGGTCCTCAAGGAGCAGGGAATGCCATGTTGTTTGTTGGTTGCTGATTCCGGGGACTGGCTGAGCAGGCATCATTGGTTGATGGAGGAGCTTTCCCAGTTGCCGGCGGGGACGGCGGTGTTTTGCCAGAATGATGAATTTGCCACCGAGGTGATTGAGGCGTGTCTGGATGCGGGGATCGGTGTTCCTGACCGCTTGGCCGTGATCGGTGTCAGAAATGACCCATTGATCTGTGACTCGTTACAAATCCCCTTGAGCAGTGTGGATAACAATTTGTTTCAGGTTGGCTATCGCGCTGCGGAGTTACTGGAATCGCTTTTTCAGGGGGTCGCTGGAAAACCGGCGCATCACAAGGTGGCCCCATCCGGTGTGAGGGCACGGGCGAGCACTTCGTTGCTGGCCGGGGAGTTGAGAGATCCAGAGTTTCATCGTGCGATGAAGGTGATACGGACTCACTTTACCCGTCCGGAGTTCGATTGTCCCATGCTGGCGAACTTGTGTTCGGTTAGCTTGCGCAAGTTGTATCTTATTTTCCAACGTTCTCATGTCAGAAAGCCAGCTGAAGAGATTCGGTATCAGCGCGTGGCGATGGCAAGAAACCTGCTCAGAACAATCACTTCGCCTGTGGAGGTCGTAAGCGAGCGTTGTGGTTTTGGAAATATTCGCTCTTTCTACATGGCTTTTCGTGATGTCGAAGGCGCCACTCCAGCGGCATTTCGCAAGGGCCTGAATCGACAAACGGAGGTTTAA
- a CDS encoding PEP-CTERM sorting domain-containing protein — protein sequence MKYTTFTAACSLLSLSYAGAATSFTGGALNNAGNWDNGLPTAGNDGNIAVAGDLGNLDVNTAGAVSVNHTSATLTKTGVSYTDATFENSNAGGTLAWNMSGNASIDGNRVLSFDDHTTATISGGSIVSSGVGGSRLQSLASSTVVNITGGTFTNLGFWAVDGSLSLIGGNADLGTQNVRVSGSGSITMGGNFTLTGAATTAANNQYFFTGSTITLQADWSGSMSNANWDKAAWISEIESINLVYDGTTINGANFDTYFSESNGTITAIPEPSATTLLGLSGFALILRRRK from the coding sequence ATGAAATACACCACCTTCACCGCAGCATGCTCTCTGCTATCACTCAGCTACGCGGGTGCCGCGACTTCCTTCACTGGCGGAGCCTTGAATAATGCCGGCAACTGGGACAACGGCCTCCCCACAGCTGGCAACGACGGCAACATCGCTGTAGCCGGAGACCTCGGCAACCTCGATGTCAATACAGCAGGAGCTGTCAGCGTCAATCACACCTCCGCCACCCTAACAAAAACAGGAGTCAGTTACACCGATGCCACGTTTGAAAATTCAAACGCAGGTGGCACGTTGGCTTGGAACATGTCCGGAAATGCCAGCATTGACGGGAACCGGGTTCTCAGTTTTGATGATCATACCACAGCTACAATTTCCGGTGGCAGCATCGTCTCTTCAGGAGTGGGGGGATCACGCCTCCAGTCCCTGGCATCAAGCACTGTGGTTAACATCACAGGTGGCACCTTCACCAATCTCGGATTTTGGGCCGTCGATGGCAGTCTCAGCCTCATCGGCGGGAATGCTGATCTAGGAACACAGAACGTCAGGGTGAGTGGCTCCGGCTCCATCACCATGGGTGGAAACTTCACTTTAACCGGTGCGGCTACAACCGCAGCAAACAACCAGTATTTCTTCACAGGGTCAACCATCACGCTTCAAGCAGATTGGTCCGGAAGTATGAGTAATGCGAACTGGGACAAAGCGGCTTGGATCAGTGAGATCGAAAGCATCAACCTCGTCTACGATGGAACAACCATTAACGGGGCCAACTTCGACACCTATTTTTCGGAAAGCAACGGCACCATCACCGCGATTCCCGAACCAAGCGCCACAACCTTGCTCGGACTGAGCGGGTTCGCCTTGATCCTCCGTCGGCGAAAATAA
- a CDS encoding arylsulfatase, whose amino-acid sequence MPQLHLLALTLLITLGLTAIAPASHPAATTERPNVILILADDLGAGMLGHNGQKIVTTPHIDRLAAEGISLTNHYGNTYCAPARWSLLTGMHNGRKGSGSQAGGGALIKLDQQNLSPEAWDTAFKKIQTKARPIPDNEVFLAQIAQQAGYHTAEFGKLDIGFLTWNTRLQRHGWDHHFGFYDHVRAHGFFPPYLWKNGQKIKLPGNKDIRCGKMSERGNDPVGSGGTTYSQDVFDREIINYIRQQRSERFFLYHPSQLPHGPVAVTELHPDFATRKDLTLSEKKYATMVKSLDNTVGKIMAELKRLDLDKKTIVFFSSDNGHETYYQNAQKQLPKHLWRSGKLADGSKSNVTDKKWRGTNGGDIFNGNGGRAGLKWSTWQGGVHCPMIVRWPEKIQPGSRTSHLSAHYDFMPTLADIVGSQQPENKDGISYLPKLLGRNQPNTHDWIFIQNTGPRSLSALITRKGYKLIQLKDKSYQLYHILKDPGEHHNIAKQHPELVKQLIPVFETQQNSGRPDLQSYAPR is encoded by the coding sequence ATGCCGCAACTCCATCTCCTCGCCCTCACCCTACTGATCACTCTGGGTTTGACTGCAATCGCCCCAGCCTCACATCCCGCAGCCACCACAGAACGACCAAACGTCATTCTGATCCTCGCCGATGACCTCGGTGCTGGTATGCTCGGCCACAATGGCCAGAAGATTGTCACCACGCCACACATCGACCGACTCGCGGCCGAGGGGATCTCACTCACCAATCACTATGGCAACACCTACTGCGCTCCCGCACGCTGGAGCCTGCTGACCGGGATGCACAACGGCCGCAAAGGCTCAGGTTCTCAAGCCGGTGGAGGAGCGCTGATCAAACTCGACCAACAAAATCTCAGCCCCGAAGCATGGGATACCGCCTTCAAAAAAATACAAACCAAGGCTCGTCCAATTCCCGACAACGAAGTCTTCCTCGCTCAGATTGCGCAACAAGCCGGCTACCACACCGCCGAGTTCGGCAAGCTCGACATTGGCTTCCTCACTTGGAACACGCGCCTGCAACGCCATGGCTGGGACCACCACTTCGGGTTCTACGATCATGTTCGTGCCCATGGTTTTTTTCCTCCTTACCTCTGGAAAAATGGTCAAAAAATCAAGCTCCCGGGGAATAAGGACATCCGCTGTGGCAAGATGAGTGAACGCGGAAACGACCCGGTAGGATCAGGTGGCACAACCTACTCCCAGGACGTATTCGATAGAGAGATCATCAACTACATTCGCCAACAACGGTCCGAACGATTCTTCCTCTATCATCCAAGCCAGCTTCCCCACGGTCCCGTTGCCGTCACCGAGCTTCACCCGGATTTTGCCACGCGCAAGGACCTCACGCTTTCTGAAAAAAAATACGCAACCATGGTCAAATCCCTCGACAACACGGTTGGCAAAATCATGGCCGAACTCAAGCGTCTCGATCTCGACAAAAAAACCATCGTCTTTTTTTCCTCAGACAATGGCCACGAAACCTACTACCAAAATGCCCAAAAACAACTACCGAAACATCTTTGGCGTTCAGGTAAACTCGCAGACGGCAGCAAGTCGAATGTCACCGATAAAAAATGGAGAGGCACCAATGGTGGGGACATATTTAATGGCAATGGAGGTCGCGCCGGACTCAAATGGAGCACCTGGCAAGGTGGTGTCCATTGCCCGATGATCGTCCGCTGGCCTGAGAAAATCCAGCCCGGCAGCCGAACCAGCCATCTAAGTGCACACTACGATTTCATGCCAACTCTCGCTGACATCGTTGGCAGCCAACAACCAGAAAATAAAGATGGCATTTCCTACCTACCTAAGTTGTTAGGGAGAAATCAACCCAACACCCACGATTGGATTTTCATTCAAAACACCGGCCCGCGTAGCCTCAGTGCCCTCATCACCCGCAAGGGATACAAACTCATCCAACTCAAAGACAAGAGCTACCAACTCTACCATATCCTCAAAGATCCGGGAGAACACCACAACATAGCCAAACAACATCCCGAACTGGTCAAACAACTCATCCCTGTGTTTGAAACACAGCAAAACTCCGGGCGCCCGGATCTGCAATCATACGCCCCCCGATAG
- a CDS encoding sulfatase, with translation MKKNVLFIKLLTLALLSSISTLKAGSKSPNILMFAIDDLRPELRCYGATHIHSPSIDKLADEGFLFNQTYCQVAVCGASRASLLSGSRPETAKVWDYYTPMRKRQPDVLSMPQHFKQHGYTTISLGKVYHAKNDDFPKGWSEQPWRPGGGHYQTQAAKDAMIEHPRQKGRMIGPATENGGRVPDNVYGDGKVADEAVARLEGFAKQPDQPFFLAVGFSKPHLPFVAPGKYWDLYDRKTIAVPSRENAKNSPKYAHSTWGELKSYADIDAKAVALDDDKTRELIHGYYASVSYTDRNVGHVLDALEKLGLKDNTIVILWGDHGWYLGDFGDWCKHTNEEIATRVPMIIRVPGKTRGQKTDALAEFVDIYPSLCELAGIPVPKHCQGHSFHPLFDNPGLKWKQAAFSQYHKRDGRRKLSLRGTSVRTQNWRYTEWVDRKTNKIDAVELYDLKNDPGATVSVHNHPENSPVLKQHAEFAKKSRTGVAPPE, from the coding sequence ATGAAAAAAAACGTTCTCTTCATCAAGTTGCTTACGCTCGCCTTGCTAAGCTCGATAAGCACTCTCAAAGCAGGCTCAAAAAGTCCGAATATCCTGATGTTCGCCATCGATGACCTCAGGCCGGAGCTACGTTGTTATGGAGCAACGCACATCCACTCACCAAGTATTGATAAGTTGGCGGATGAGGGTTTTTTGTTTAACCAAACCTATTGTCAGGTCGCAGTGTGTGGTGCGTCTCGAGCCAGTTTGTTATCGGGGAGTCGACCCGAAACGGCGAAAGTCTGGGATTATTACACACCGATGCGTAAGCGGCAGCCGGATGTGCTCAGCATGCCGCAGCATTTTAAGCAACATGGCTATACAACAATTTCATTAGGCAAAGTCTACCACGCCAAGAATGATGATTTTCCGAAGGGCTGGAGCGAACAGCCGTGGCGACCAGGCGGAGGGCACTATCAGACACAGGCTGCAAAGGATGCCATGATCGAACATCCACGTCAAAAAGGGCGTATGATAGGGCCCGCGACAGAAAATGGGGGACGTGTGCCTGATAATGTATACGGCGACGGCAAGGTGGCGGATGAAGCGGTTGCGCGTCTTGAGGGCTTCGCCAAGCAGCCGGATCAACCATTTTTTCTTGCTGTAGGATTTTCCAAACCGCACCTTCCATTTGTAGCTCCCGGAAAGTATTGGGATCTGTATGATCGGAAAACAATTGCGGTTCCATCCCGGGAAAATGCGAAGAACAGCCCGAAGTATGCCCACTCGACGTGGGGCGAATTAAAATCATACGCTGATATCGATGCCAAGGCCGTCGCTCTGGATGATGATAAGACGCGTGAGCTTATTCATGGGTATTATGCTTCTGTTAGCTACACGGATCGCAATGTTGGTCACGTGCTCGATGCACTTGAGAAATTGGGATTGAAGGACAATACCATTGTTATTCTTTGGGGGGATCACGGATGGTATCTCGGTGATTTTGGAGATTGGTGCAAACATACCAATGAGGAAATAGCCACCCGGGTTCCCATGATTATTCGGGTGCCAGGTAAGACAAGGGGACAGAAGACCGATGCTCTGGCAGAGTTTGTCGATATTTATCCAAGTCTCTGTGAGCTGGCAGGTATACCGGTGCCCAAACATTGTCAGGGGCATAGCTTTCATCCATTATTCGATAACCCTGGCCTCAAATGGAAACAGGCTGCATTTAGTCAGTACCATAAACGGGACGGCCGGCGTAAGTTGAGCCTCCGCGGAACCAGTGTGCGCACCCAAAACTGGCGCTACACCGAGTGGGTTGACCGAAAGACCAACAAAATCGATGCCGTGGAGTTGTATGATTTGAAAAACGACCCTGGAGCAACCGTGAGTGTACACAACCATCCTGAAAATTCCCCTGTGCTCAAACAACACGCCGAGTTCGCTAAAAAATCCAGAACAGGAGTGGCCCCGCCTGAATAG
- a CDS encoding arylsulfatase yields MIKKVSKSLLCIFSMSLLGQQAMAAVLEWTGAGDNISLFQEANWEIQGGGAVAGNPLAPNVVINDPLIFTGIASNVSSQLKLASTLEIKGGELTMTASGGMSGGRVSLSNDGKLSTDWANQMELSLGHGTLTLRGAGSPLTGSVIACQGSQWEIHFTGKSLAAVRNDHLAQITVDGQPAASGVNMSLSDDGSGGAWLRPLVDSDADGLADQWELEHFGNLDAKPDEDPDGDLLDNIGEQQRGTNPNKKDTDGDGLTDQVESGTGVWVGLLDRGTDALNPDSDRDGLLDGVESRTGVWVSGLDTGTDPLMFNSDGDRIGDGAEAARGSNPNDPSSQPDLPNVIFIMADDLGYNHLSVYGQQRLQTPHIDSLASAGIRFNHAYAGCTVCGPSRSSLMTGIHSGHIPYKPNGAHVDITDRTKTVAEVFKQAGYMTGMFGKWGIGGLGSGQTPLDRGFDRFYGMLDQGHGHRHFPSYLIEDNVKSPLGNTVLSGGNTSSNAADRVKHTHDAFTDQALQFIDQHHEQAFFCYLAFTLPHTEIVASDEVLNSPEFDPSLWPETYTANTSVHLSQSQPRRNFGAEIRMIDNSVGAVIAKLEEHNLTDNTLLIFTSDNGGQLKRVWGSAPSDYFNANGHLRGGKEDSYEGGLRVPMLASWPGTIPAGRVSDLPTYFADFLPTVTDILGVEPPRYVDGFSILPTMKGALEKQKKHAYLFWSHQRGSLDHAVRAGKWKAVKRGGNAIELFDLDADPSETSNVASSYPELVAEMQRIMDREYQPDLPETAPSSASPVYPNHP; encoded by the coding sequence ATGATTAAAAAAGTTAGTAAATCTCTGCTTTGTATATTTTCAATGAGCTTGCTTGGTCAGCAAGCGATGGCTGCCGTGTTGGAGTGGACGGGGGCGGGAGATAATATCAGTTTGTTTCAGGAGGCGAATTGGGAGATTCAAGGAGGGGGAGCTGTGGCCGGAAACCCTCTGGCCCCCAATGTGGTGATTAATGACCCATTAATCTTTACCGGAATTGCCAGCAATGTCAGTTCTCAACTTAAGCTCGCATCCACACTGGAAATCAAGGGAGGGGAACTCACCATGACGGCTTCCGGGGGCATGAGCGGCGGGCGTGTGAGTCTATCCAACGACGGAAAGCTCTCGACTGATTGGGCGAATCAAATGGAGCTGAGTCTTGGGCATGGGACTCTTACCTTGCGGGGAGCGGGTTCGCCTTTGACCGGGTCGGTCATCGCATGCCAAGGCAGTCAATGGGAGATTCACTTTACTGGGAAGTCTCTCGCTGCTGTAAGAAATGATCATCTGGCCCAGATTACGGTAGATGGACAGCCTGCGGCATCAGGGGTGAACATGAGTTTGTCGGATGATGGGTCAGGTGGAGCCTGGCTACGTCCGCTTGTGGATAGCGATGCCGATGGCTTGGCTGACCAATGGGAGCTGGAGCATTTTGGAAATTTGGATGCCAAGCCGGATGAAGATCCGGATGGTGATTTATTGGATAACATCGGGGAACAGCAGAGAGGGACGAACCCGAACAAAAAGGATACTGACGGAGATGGCTTAACCGATCAGGTTGAAAGTGGTACGGGTGTGTGGGTCGGATTATTGGACCGCGGAACCGATGCCTTGAATCCTGATAGCGACCGAGATGGCTTGCTCGATGGGGTCGAGTCGCGCACCGGAGTTTGGGTTAGTGGGCTTGACACAGGAACAGACCCCTTGATGTTCAACAGCGATGGTGACCGGATTGGCGATGGCGCGGAAGCTGCCAGAGGAAGCAATCCAAACGACCCGTCAAGTCAGCCGGACTTGCCCAACGTGATCTTTATCATGGCTGATGATCTGGGTTACAATCATCTGAGTGTGTATGGTCAGCAGCGTCTTCAAACACCCCATATCGATTCGTTGGCAAGTGCCGGAATTCGCTTCAATCATGCTTATGCCGGGTGCACGGTTTGTGGGCCTTCCCGGTCTTCATTGATGACTGGTATTCATAGTGGGCATATCCCTTACAAACCGAATGGGGCACATGTGGATATCACGGATCGGACGAAGACCGTGGCGGAGGTTTTTAAGCAGGCGGGTTACATGACCGGGATGTTTGGTAAGTGGGGCATCGGTGGGCTCGGAAGCGGGCAGACCCCTCTCGACCGTGGGTTTGATCGTTTTTACGGTATGTTGGATCAGGGGCACGGGCATCGGCACTTTCCGAGTTACCTGATCGAGGACAATGTGAAGTCTCCGCTGGGTAACACGGTGCTCAGCGGGGGGAATACCAGTTCGAACGCAGCCGACCGAGTGAAGCACACCCACGATGCCTTTACCGATCAGGCTCTGCAATTTATTGATCAGCATCACGAGCAGGCATTTTTCTGTTATCTGGCTTTCACCTTGCCCCACACGGAGATCGTAGCGAGTGATGAGGTTTTGAATTCCCCTGAGTTCGATCCGTCGTTGTGGCCTGAAACCTACACGGCGAACACATCGGTTCATCTGTCGCAGAGTCAACCACGGAGGAACTTTGGAGCTGAGATCCGTATGATTGACAATTCGGTGGGCGCCGTGATAGCCAAACTGGAAGAACACAATCTGACCGACAACACATTGCTTATTTTTACTTCTGACAATGGAGGGCAATTGAAGCGTGTCTGGGGGTCGGCACCTTCCGATTATTTTAATGCCAACGGGCATTTACGTGGAGGTAAGGAGGATAGCTACGAAGGGGGCTTGCGAGTGCCGATGTTGGCGTCTTGGCCTGGGACCATCCCAGCAGGGCGCGTCAGTGATTTGCCTACGTACTTCGCTGATTTTTTACCAACGGTCACCGACATCCTTGGAGTCGAACCTCCCCGATACGTGGATGGATTTTCTATTTTGCCAACCATGAAGGGGGCGCTGGAAAAACAGAAAAAGCATGCATATCTGTTTTGGTCACACCAGCGCGGCTCTCTGGATCATGCCGTTCGTGCTGGTAAATGGAAGGCCGTAAAACGAGGAGGGAATGCCATTGAGCTGTTTGACCTCGATGCCGACCCATCCGAAACCAGCAATGTCGCATCAAGTTACCCTGAGCTTGTTGCCGAGATGCAGAGGATCATGGATCGTGAGTATCAACCAGACCTTCCTGAGACGGCGCCTTCCTCGGCGTCCCCTGTCTATCCGAACCACCCTTGA